Proteins from a genomic interval of Paenibacillus sp. FSL H8-0048:
- a CDS encoding PTS transporter subunit EIIC: MLAFLQKLGKSLMLPVATLPAAAILQGFGLINYEKDFHLGSTVGGFLNQYVAPFLNAGAGAIFGNLALIFAIGVAIGFAGDAVAALSALIAYQVLDSILKVLPAQMPFIADDVKLNMGVLGGIFAGAWAAYLYKKYHNIKMPDWLGFFAGKRFVPIITAITTMILAVLIGMIWSPIQDVISDFGTWVVGLGGAGAFVFGTANRLLLPFGLHHVINAIAWFQLGDFTNAAGDIVHGDLTRFFAGDKTAGMFMTGFFPIMMFAMPGAALAFIHTAKPEKRKMVASIFIGSAIASFLTGITEPLEFSFMFLAPLLYLVHALLTGFAGFLMYVLDVKLGFGFSAGLIDYLLNMKQSTNAWVLIPVGLGFFVLYYLLFRFIIVKFNLKTPGREDEMEEDLIDLSKSAATVPSSSRAAKILENIGGPGNIRSIDACITRLRLNVNDDKAVKDSALKQLGASGVMRLGQGAVQIVFGPQSEQLKDDIKKLM, translated from the coding sequence ATGTTGGCTTTTCTACAGAAGTTAGGGAAATCTCTGATGCTTCCAGTGGCAACTTTACCGGCGGCAGCGATTCTGCAAGGGTTCGGACTGATTAATTATGAGAAGGATTTCCATCTGGGCAGTACCGTGGGCGGATTTCTCAACCAGTATGTGGCTCCTTTTCTGAATGCGGGTGCGGGCGCGATATTCGGTAATCTGGCGCTGATTTTTGCAATTGGGGTAGCGATCGGGTTCGCAGGCGATGCGGTTGCCGCGCTGTCTGCCCTCATTGCTTATCAGGTGCTGGACAGTATTCTCAAGGTGCTCCCAGCTCAAATGCCGTTCATCGCCGATGATGTGAAGCTGAATATGGGCGTGCTGGGCGGGATTTTTGCCGGAGCCTGGGCCGCTTACCTCTACAAGAAATATCATAATATTAAAATGCCGGACTGGCTCGGCTTCTTCGCAGGCAAACGCTTCGTACCCATTATCACAGCTATCACTACCATGATTCTCGCAGTGCTGATCGGTATGATCTGGAGCCCGATTCAGGATGTCATCAGTGACTTCGGTACCTGGGTTGTCGGTCTCGGCGGGGCAGGTGCATTTGTATTCGGGACGGCTAACCGTCTGCTGCTCCCGTTCGGCCTGCATCATGTCATCAACGCCATCGCCTGGTTCCAGCTCGGTGATTTCACGAACGCTGCCGGGGATATTGTTCACGGAGATCTGACACGCTTCTTCGCCGGAGATAAAACTGCGGGAATGTTCATGACAGGCTTCTTCCCGATTATGATGTTCGCTATGCCGGGTGCAGCCCTGGCGTTCATTCACACAGCCAAACCGGAGAAACGCAAAATGGTCGCGTCCATCTTCATCGGATCGGCAATTGCTTCCTTCCTGACAGGGATCACGGAGCCGCTGGAATTCTCCTTCATGTTCCTTGCACCGCTGCTGTATCTGGTACACGCCTTACTGACCGGTTTTGCCGGATTCCTGATGTATGTGCTGGATGTGAAGCTCGGGTTCGGATTCTCTGCCGGGCTCATTGACTATCTGCTTAACATGAAGCAGTCCACCAATGCGTGGGTGCTGATTCCGGTCGGGCTTGGCTTCTTCGTCCTCTACTATCTGTTGTTCCGGTTCATTATCGTCAAGTTCAACCTCAAAACCCCTGGACGCGAGGATGAGATGGAAGAGGACCTGATTGATCTGTCCAAGAGCGCAGCAACGGTGCCGTCCTCTTCCAGAGCCGCCAAGATTCTGGAGAACATCGGTGGTCCTGGGAACATCCGCAGCATCGATGCCTGTATCACCCGCTTGCGCCTTAATGTAAATGATGACAAGGCGGTTAAAGACTCCGCGCTTAAGCAGCTCGGTGCTTCCGGTGTGATGCGGCTTGGACAGGGTGCGGTACAGATTGTGTTCGGACCGCAATCAGAGCAGCTCAAGGATGATATCAAGAAGCTGATGTAG
- a CDS encoding copper amine oxidase N-terminal domain-containing protein: MTGPVIWRVWTAVLWLGVAVALGIVDHAEASPAAGKTIEVNLDDKPLSFEKPPLLDKGTTMVPFRPLFEAMGLKVGWNPAQQTVTGTKEGLTIVMKIGSKTATVNGTSVQLLQAPTILDSYTMVPLRFVGESTQALVAWNPYKPQILVYTDPYLAANGLTKATAKAAVDKQIAEFKKVYDEQIASQPPQPKPPAPGTVPNAPAGDGSYKPAASDQVNLSNLQGMYYGFSPDYDGFECGGMCWNIISFLPGNKVVVDAPKQGGPETINCSRDGCQTYTIQSGKLKLSNGDSYDIAVKSGKLHIDDIELSRVKTVKNGLTLSGTYVHRGFQGLAGISAGSTSWTRTLVLNSNGTFTSDNLMLGTVQGGAPTTGGAGGSDSGSYKISGNTIVFAFGNGKVSSSLFFQHDDGSIQVGDENYDKE; the protein is encoded by the coding sequence ATGACCGGACCTGTGATCTGGCGCGTGTGGACGGCAGTCTTATGGCTGGGAGTAGCCGTGGCACTGGGTATAGTGGACCACGCGGAAGCTTCGCCGGCAGCGGGCAAAACGATCGAGGTCAATCTGGACGATAAACCGTTGTCTTTTGAGAAGCCTCCATTGCTGGATAAAGGGACAACAATGGTTCCGTTCCGTCCGCTGTTCGAGGCGATGGGTCTTAAGGTAGGCTGGAATCCCGCACAGCAGACGGTAACCGGTACGAAAGAAGGCCTGACCATAGTAATGAAGATAGGCAGCAAGACGGCTACTGTCAATGGCACCAGTGTTCAACTTTTGCAAGCGCCAACAATCCTAGACAGCTACACCATGGTCCCGCTCCGCTTCGTCGGGGAGTCCACTCAGGCACTGGTGGCATGGAACCCGTATAAGCCGCAGATTCTCGTCTACACCGACCCTTATCTGGCGGCGAACGGCCTGACCAAAGCAACGGCGAAGGCGGCAGTTGACAAGCAAATTGCCGAATTCAAAAAAGTATATGACGAGCAGATCGCCAGCCAGCCGCCACAGCCTAAGCCGCCGGCTCCAGGGACTGTCCCGAATGCTCCGGCCGGAGACGGTTCCTACAAGCCAGCTGCTTCGGACCAGGTAAATCTGAGCAATCTGCAGGGAATGTACTACGGCTTCAGCCCGGACTACGACGGGTTTGAATGCGGCGGGATGTGCTGGAATATCATCAGCTTCCTGCCGGGTAATAAAGTGGTTGTGGATGCTCCAAAGCAAGGCGGACCGGAGACAATCAACTGCTCGCGTGACGGCTGCCAGACTTACACGATACAAAGCGGTAAGCTGAAGCTAAGTAACGGGGACAGCTATGATATTGCGGTCAAATCCGGCAAGCTGCATATTGACGATATTGAGCTCAGCCGGGTCAAGACGGTCAAGAACGGGCTGACCCTAAGCGGCACTTATGTTCACCGCGGCTTCCAAGGGCTGGCCGGGATATCAGCCGGATCGACCTCCTGGACACGGACGCTAGTGCTGAATAGCAATGGTACCTTCACCAGCGATAACCTGATGCTGGGTACCGTCCAGGGCGGGGCACCTACAACAGGCGGGGCAGGAGGCTCAGACAGCGGTTCCTACAAGATAAGCGGCAATACCATCGTATTCGCTTTTGGCAACGGCAAAGTATCCAGCTCTCTATTCTTCCAGCATGATGACGGCAGCATCCAGGTTGGCGACGAGAATTATGACAAGGAATAG
- a CDS encoding general stress protein: MTEKIIGVFDTEQEATRAIESLQSQGFTNDEISVITKDRDDLKHISEDTGTMAPEGVATGAATGGVVGGITGLLAGIGALAIPGIGPILAAGPIAATLTGAAIGVGAGGLVGGLIGLGIPEDEARDYEGYIDSGKILVLVDDNGRGRDIHTVFRGNRSLNSGRYDSLYPEDTLADRGATNPDLVPRDTTVGNTLGNRGAMNADRDPDLYNRDKI, encoded by the coding sequence GTGACAGAGAAAATTATTGGTGTATTCGATACGGAACAAGAAGCAACCAGAGCAATTGAAAGTTTGCAGAGTCAAGGGTTCACAAACGATGAGATTTCAGTAATAACGAAGGATCGAGATGACCTGAAACACATCTCCGAAGATACAGGAACAATGGCGCCGGAAGGCGTTGCCACAGGTGCGGCCACCGGCGGCGTAGTGGGCGGAATTACCGGACTGTTGGCCGGGATCGGTGCGCTGGCTATTCCGGGAATTGGTCCAATCCTTGCCGCAGGCCCAATCGCAGCTACATTAACAGGGGCTGCCATCGGAGTAGGGGCAGGCGGTCTGGTGGGAGGATTAATCGGACTCGGCATTCCCGAGGATGAGGCCAGAGATTATGAAGGCTACATCGACAGCGGCAAAATCCTCGTCCTCGTCGATGACAACGGCCGCGGAAGAGATATCCATACCGTGTTCCGGGGTAACCGTTCACTCAACTCGGGCCGGTACGACAGCCTGTACCCGGAGGATACGCTGGCAGATCGCGGAGCAACGAATCCGGATCTGGTCCCTAGAGACACCACGGTTGGCAATACCTTGGGCAACAGGGGCGCGATGAATGCAGACCGTGACCCGGACCTCTACAACCGTGACAAAATCTAA
- a CDS encoding PTS sugar transporter subunit IIA, giving the protein MFSRWKAKKEEKPTETVTRLEIYAPVSGQSVPLTEVPDETFAGGHMGQGIAIEPIEGRLTAPFDGKIAHVVKTNHALILEHASGLQLLMHIGIDTVSLRGEGFISHIATGDEVQAGQTLIEFDLEAIRAAGYRTITPVIVTGNGEETPEVNCHYGQVTAGTSSILTTTASQP; this is encoded by the coding sequence ATGTTTTCGAGATGGAAAGCTAAAAAAGAAGAGAAACCTACTGAGACGGTAACCCGCCTAGAGATATACGCTCCGGTCAGCGGACAGTCCGTACCGTTAACGGAAGTGCCGGATGAGACCTTTGCTGGTGGGCATATGGGCCAAGGCATTGCCATAGAACCTATAGAGGGACGTTTAACGGCCCCTTTTGACGGAAAAATTGCGCATGTGGTCAAAACTAATCACGCTCTAATCCTGGAGCATGCCTCCGGGTTACAGCTGCTGATGCACATCGGAATTGATACGGTCAGCTTGCGGGGCGAAGGCTTCATCAGCCATATTGCCACCGGAGATGAAGTGCAGGCAGGGCAGACGCTGATCGAATTCGATCTGGAGGCGATCCGGGCTGCGGGATACCGTACCATTACTCCAGTGATAGTAACTGGTAACGGGGAGGAAACCCCGGAGGTGAATTGTCATTACGGCCAGGTTACGGCAGGAACGAGCAGTATTCTTACAACAACAGCTTCACAGCCTTAG
- a CDS encoding CHASE3 domain-containing protein: MSDHDIEVHELTYQIEKNVLDMETGQRGYVLTDDESYLAPYNDGLVQWRINAAKLNNLIADNPNQVRNLDTITDNIEKWVDVAGQHVVELKKNGHTEAVNAFFRNDTGKSLVDTIRSQSDYFRDIERTLTNDRISNLKDSNHKLLITMYILWGLVVVLALLITYLLSASIVNPLHSVIQAINSIASGGNRSERIKVKTLDEIYDLGEATNGLLDNVQREQWMSEQLTSMSIALQETVDMPSLCRIFVSRLSVMLEMQYATIYVVNDEELFERIYSYAGSENKEESIGPEVIQPGVGLAGQCALDQRMNVIEQLPDDYIYINSALGRTPPKFAVIAPIIFENKTVAVLEIAALTRWAPYHFGLLKELLDMMGVTVNSVKTRMEIQRLLHESQVMNEELQVQSEELQTQSEEMQMQTEELQSQTSELLTVNKELENQKHVAENAAIELERYNEQLEQSSRYKSEFLANMSHELRTPLNSMLILSQLLTENRNHTLNEEELGYASVIYNSGSDLLNMINDILDLSKVEAGKMLVEMDAVNLTELPSLLQGYFGKLAEAQNVEFNVTLNPEVPDLFFTDEMRLHQILRNLLSNAFKFTEQGSVNVEIAKLTAYSDQHYITEGPVLAFAVQDTGIGISKENRELIFEAFRQVDGTTARKFGGTGLGLSISQQLAQLLGGHISLESEEGKGSTFTLYLPCRELVSEEELFHPAELAQTAAGEEHSWPPPDEGQPGNTQDSLFEKEYAILQGKTVLIVDDDMRNIYALQKGLEPYGMIIMTAQTGYECLQVVREQPEVDIVLLDIMMPVLDGYDTLSIIREEMHLTDLPIIAVSAKTMKEDRERCLAAGATDFISKPVLMQDVITRMCRYI; this comes from the coding sequence TTGAGCGATCATGATATAGAAGTTCATGAACTTACATATCAAATTGAGAAAAATGTACTCGATATGGAGACCGGACAGCGGGGATACGTGCTTACTGATGATGAGTCTTACCTGGCACCGTATAATGACGGTCTGGTGCAGTGGAGGATTAATGCAGCGAAGCTGAATAATCTCATTGCTGATAACCCGAATCAGGTGCGGAATCTGGACACGATTACGGATAATATCGAGAAGTGGGTCGATGTCGCCGGGCAGCATGTGGTTGAACTGAAGAAGAATGGCCATACGGAGGCGGTTAACGCTTTTTTCCGTAACGATACGGGGAAAAGTCTGGTCGACACGATTCGCTCCCAGTCTGACTACTTTCGTGATATTGAACGAACTCTCACGAATGACCGGATCAGCAATCTGAAGGACAGTAACCATAAACTGCTGATTACTATGTATATATTATGGGGATTGGTAGTTGTACTGGCGCTGCTCATTACTTATCTGCTCTCAGCCAGTATCGTGAATCCTCTGCACAGCGTTATACAGGCCATTAACAGTATTGCCTCCGGCGGTAACCGCTCAGAGCGTATTAAGGTGAAGACGCTGGATGAAATCTATGATTTGGGTGAAGCGACCAACGGGCTGCTGGATAATGTGCAGCGGGAGCAGTGGATGAGCGAACAGCTTACCTCGATGTCGATTGCCCTGCAAGAGACCGTTGATATGCCTTCGCTGTGCAGAATTTTTGTCAGCCGCTTGTCAGTTATGCTGGAAATGCAGTATGCCACTATATACGTCGTGAATGATGAAGAACTGTTCGAGCGCATCTATTCCTACGCAGGATCAGAGAATAAGGAAGAGAGCATCGGGCCGGAGGTTATTCAGCCGGGAGTAGGCTTGGCGGGCCAGTGTGCGCTGGATCAGCGGATGAATGTGATCGAGCAATTGCCTGATGACTATATTTACATTAACTCTGCGCTGGGCAGAACGCCGCCGAAGTTTGCGGTCATTGCTCCGATTATTTTTGAGAATAAGACTGTTGCTGTACTGGAGATTGCTGCACTGACGCGTTGGGCGCCATATCATTTCGGACTGCTGAAGGAATTGCTGGACATGATGGGGGTTACCGTGAATTCGGTGAAGACCCGGATGGAGATCCAGAGGCTGCTGCATGAATCGCAGGTGATGAACGAAGAGCTTCAGGTTCAATCGGAGGAGCTTCAGACCCAGTCCGAGGAGATGCAGATGCAGACGGAGGAGCTTCAGAGTCAGACCAGCGAGCTGCTCACCGTGAACAAGGAGCTTGAGAATCAGAAACATGTAGCCGAGAATGCAGCGATCGAGCTGGAGCGGTACAATGAACAGCTGGAGCAGAGCTCGCGCTACAAGTCTGAGTTCCTGGCCAATATGTCACATGAGCTGCGTACACCGCTGAACAGTATGCTGATTCTCTCGCAGCTCCTGACGGAGAACCGCAATCATACCTTAAATGAGGAAGAACTGGGTTATGCCTCGGTCATCTACAATTCAGGCAGTGATTTGCTCAATATGATTAACGATATTCTGGATCTCTCCAAGGTGGAAGCCGGCAAAATGCTGGTGGAAATGGATGCCGTTAATCTCACCGAGCTGCCCTCACTGCTGCAGGGTTATTTCGGCAAGCTTGCCGAAGCGCAGAATGTAGAGTTTAACGTGACCTTGAACCCGGAGGTTCCGGATCTGTTCTTCACCGATGAGATGCGTCTGCATCAGATTCTGCGGAATCTGCTGTCTAATGCCTTCAAATTCACTGAGCAGGGCTCTGTTAACGTGGAGATTGCCAAGCTGACGGCGTATTCGGATCAGCATTACATAACAGAGGGGCCGGTGCTGGCCTTCGCTGTGCAGGATACTGGAATCGGAATCTCTAAGGAGAACCGTGAGCTGATCTTCGAAGCCTTCCGTCAAGTGGACGGAACGACAGCCCGTAAATTCGGGGGAACCGGTCTGGGCTTATCCATCTCCCAGCAATTGGCTCAGCTTCTGGGCGGACACATCAGCCTGGAGAGCGAAGAGGGCAAGGGCAGTACATTCACCTTGTATCTCCCTTGCCGTGAACTGGTCAGTGAAGAAGAACTGTTCCATCCGGCGGAGCTGGCTCAGACTGCAGCCGGGGAGGAGCATTCCTGGCCCCCTCCTGATGAAGGGCAGCCGGGTAATACCCAGGACTCCCTGTTCGAGAAGGAATATGCCATACTTCAAGGCAAAACTGTCCTGATTGTCGATGATGATATGCGCAATATTTATGCCTTGCAGAAGGGTCTGGAGCCTTACGGAATGATCATCATGACCGCTCAGACGGGATATGAATGTCTTCAAGTAGTTAGAGAGCAGCCGGAGGTGGATATCGTACTCCTGGATATTATGATGCCGGTTCTGGATGGTTATGACACGCTGTCTATTATCCGCGAGGAGATGCATCTCACCGACCTCCCGATCATTGCGGTCTCTGCCAAGACAATGAAGGAAGACCGTGAGCGCTGCCTGGCCGCCGGAGCCACTGATTTCATCAGCAAGCCGGTACTGATGCAGGACGTCATTACACGAATGTGCCGGTACATTTGA
- a CDS encoding TraR/DksA C4-type zinc finger protein, whose protein sequence is MSHLTKDQLITLRAALEGRKAELEQHFSGNGAEDSLLGDSLILSTGELSSVDNHPADTGTETFERSRDLSINTSLSEELTEVEAALARMDNGTYGICEASKQEIPYERLEAIPYTRYTVEHAPTSSDTDARPVEEEVMTPPPSGAGEGRQQNSGRFDDAGAWEAVEDYGSASSPVTPPGQDSEDEDT, encoded by the coding sequence ATGAGCCACTTAACCAAAGACCAATTAATTACACTCCGGGCCGCCCTTGAGGGACGCAAGGCAGAGCTGGAGCAGCATTTCTCCGGCAACGGTGCTGAAGACAGCCTGCTTGGTGATTCCCTTATTCTCTCTACGGGCGAGCTCTCTTCTGTCGATAATCATCCCGCCGATACAGGCACGGAGACATTTGAACGCAGCCGCGATCTGTCCATCAACACCTCGCTATCCGAAGAATTAACGGAGGTCGAGGCTGCTCTTGCGCGGATGGATAACGGAACGTACGGCATTTGCGAGGCCAGCAAGCAAGAGATTCCTTATGAACGGCTTGAGGCCATCCCCTACACCCGTTATACCGTGGAGCATGCCCCAACCAGCAGTGACACTGACGCACGTCCTGTGGAAGAAGAGGTCATGACTCCCCCGCCCTCCGGTGCAGGCGAAGGACGCCAGCAGAATAGCGGACGGTTCGACGACGCCGGTGCCTGGGAAGCCGTGGAGGATTATGGCAGCGCAAGCTCGCCTGTGACCCCGCCGGGCCAGGATTCTGAAGATGAGGATACCTGA
- a CDS encoding sigma-70 family RNA polymerase sigma factor — MNIPESDPYKIIFYEHYPSVRRKLAALVRDESAADDLAQEVFIRLYRNPPDDPAALGAWLHRVLTRIGYDYLNQRVRERRLIDKQELLYDAGASAPTGEEVVLSKLDQEDVRSWLEDLPQRDRQALLLKYSGYSYAEIAVELGVRPPVVGTLLSRATAKLKHHAVKSIPQE, encoded by the coding sequence ATGAATATTCCGGAATCAGACCCATACAAAATAATCTTTTATGAGCATTACCCGAGTGTGCGGCGTAAGCTGGCGGCACTGGTGCGGGACGAGAGTGCTGCCGATGATCTGGCACAGGAGGTTTTTATCAGACTCTACAGAAATCCGCCGGATGATCCGGCGGCTCTGGGGGCGTGGCTGCACAGAGTGCTTACGCGGATCGGATATGATTATCTGAACCAGCGGGTGAGAGAGCGGCGTCTGATCGACAAGCAGGAACTGTTATATGATGCGGGGGCTTCTGCTCCTACAGGGGAAGAAGTGGTCCTCAGCAAGCTGGATCAGGAGGATGTACGGAGCTGGCTCGAGGATCTTCCTCAGCGGGACCGGCAGGCCTTACTGCTTAAGTATTCGGGCTACAGCTACGCAGAGATCGCAGTGGAACTGGGCGTGAGGCCGCCGGTGGTTGGAACCCTGTTAAGCCGGGCGACAGCCAAACTGAAACATCATGCCGTGAAGTCCATTCCGCAAGAATAA
- a CDS encoding PRD domain-containing protein yields the protein MARDTEQFQVLRVIGNNVVMVEGGKKSKEYVIIGKGIGFALKDTGVIDSDDPRIEKLFRLEDREEWSQYQILLEDIDPKVMKITDEIISDIAREFPGKLNDKIYLALPSHIQFTIFRLRSGMDIVNPFLEETRMTFPKEFEIASKAAEKISEGFEVQIPEDEVGFLTYHVYSAVSNVPVGQLVKASNLVSELMEMIRSERKIRFEQGSMNHVRLMVHLRFSIERILQGSLIDNPFVKHIKKEFKDEYKLAHRMGTFMQVKLSVDVPEEEICFLAMHLHRLFQTLEKNK from the coding sequence TTGGCGAGGGACACTGAACAATTTCAGGTGCTGCGGGTGATTGGAAATAATGTCGTAATGGTAGAGGGCGGCAAGAAGAGCAAGGAATATGTAATCATTGGCAAGGGCATCGGGTTTGCGCTTAAGGATACAGGTGTTATTGATTCGGATGATCCCCGGATTGAGAAGCTGTTTCGGCTGGAGGACCGGGAGGAATGGAGTCAGTATCAGATTCTGCTGGAGGACATTGATCCCAAGGTCATGAAGATCACAGATGAGATTATCTCTGATATCGCCCGTGAGTTTCCCGGCAAGTTAAACGACAAGATCTATTTGGCGCTCCCCAGCCATATCCAATTCACCATCTTCCGCTTGCGCAGCGGGATGGACATTGTGAATCCATTCCTGGAGGAGACCCGGATGACGTTCCCCAAGGAATTTGAGATCGCTTCCAAGGCGGCTGAGAAGATCAGCGAAGGCTTTGAAGTACAGATTCCTGAAGACGAGGTCGGTTTCCTTACTTACCACGTCTACTCTGCGGTCAGCAATGTGCCGGTGGGCCAGCTTGTGAAGGCCTCCAATCTTGTCAGCGAGCTGATGGAGATGATCCGCAGTGAACGCAAGATCCGCTTTGAGCAGGGGAGTATGAATCATGTCCGGCTGATGGTCCACTTGAGATTCTCGATTGAACGGATTCTGCAGGGTTCGCTCATCGACAATCCTTTTGTAAAGCATATCAAGAAGGAATTCAAGGATGAATACAAGCTAGCTCACAGGATGGGCACATTCATGCAGGTCAAGCTTAGTGTAGACGTACCCGAAGAAGAAATCTGCTTCCTGGCTATGCATCTGCACCGGCTGTTCCAGACCCTAGAGAAGAATAAATAG
- a CDS encoding helix-turn-helix transcriptional regulator, whose amino-acid sequence MAFMIAQRAFIKVYLITMVEQHKGYGYQMLEDLRRDFKAHGYSPPQSEIYRALHELVQQGILYRTKQLKGSDPKVDFQEIVLYHFTSDGEEKAKLYKKQVKADLDRCLGILNKAVADNY is encoded by the coding sequence ATGGCGTTTATGATTGCCCAGCGGGCGTTTATAAAGGTATACCTGATTACCATGGTGGAGCAGCACAAGGGGTATGGTTATCAGATGCTTGAGGATTTACGCAGAGATTTCAAAGCTCATGGCTATTCGCCTCCCCAAAGTGAAATTTACCGCGCCCTGCATGAGCTGGTACAGCAAGGGATATTGTACCGCACCAAGCAGCTCAAGGGGAGCGATCCGAAGGTCGATTTTCAGGAAATTGTCCTGTATCATTTCACTTCGGACGGGGAGGAGAAAGCCAAGCTGTATAAGAAGCAAGTGAAGGCTGACCTGGACCGGTGTCTTGGAATTCTCAATAAGGCAGTAGCAGACAATTACTGA
- a CDS encoding DivIVA domain-containing protein gives MDEHMKRRLDKQRKLFSQLGITLDALTIHEKEFSMKLRGYDAEEVDTFLDSVIKDYERFYATIADLMDKWQEQQIEMKELKAEVKTSATPAPVPIIKGIDPQDLEDIIIKLEANVRQLKDRLPMPRTEGYL, from the coding sequence ATGGACGAACATATGAAACGGCGGCTGGATAAGCAGAGAAAGCTGTTCAGCCAGCTCGGTATTACCCTTGATGCACTTACCATTCATGAGAAGGAATTCAGTATGAAGCTTCGCGGCTATGATGCCGAGGAGGTAGATACGTTCCTTGACAGCGTAATTAAGGATTATGAACGGTTCTATGCCACCATAGCCGATCTGATGGATAAGTGGCAGGAGCAGCAGATTGAGATGAAAGAGCTGAAGGCAGAAGTGAAAACCTCAGCCACTCCGGCCCCAGTACCGATTATTAAGGGGATCGATCCTCAGGATCTGGAGGATATCATCATCAAGCTGGAAGCCAATGTGCGTCAGCTCAAGGACAGATTGCCTATGCCCCGCACGGAGGGGTATTTGTAA